A window of the Streptomyces sp. JB150 genome harbors these coding sequences:
- a CDS encoding type IV secretory system conjugative DNA transfer family protein, with amino-acid sequence MRPDDRDSRRSAQGGIPDGLLIGILAFLLGMTLMVWSATGLAAWFAHGAWPDTVTFARTPLAMRSLIAQPHDIPGAWPDTPAGQLSGYGLFWGLFIGQLMVLVVLSVFVLGTVARWRAGRARRRHQPVPEAAPTPASAGAPEPQYEVPTPRREPDPAPAHAAAGPVPAPAPLAPAQQEHAVEARAAEARAEPVPQGEGHGQVPYEPVPAPAPAPAPTPAGQRLILAPRELRHATAVQAVRDAAGPTLVVTSNPALWSDTKDARAKLGPVLLYDPHHLCDTPSRLHWSPTAGCESQQTAVRRAVALLAPVRPTARIDQAVTDTAETLLRCCLHAAALDGRTIRHVHRWSQGTHIQEAVRTLRTHPKAAPGSAGELESALTAHPERRDMAQQLIGRALSALSTVHVREACTPNRNDALALDSFIAEGGSLYVVGESIEDPRTDPGAMPFLTALVSSVVEHGRRMAERSSPGRLDPPVTLVLDDVAAVAPLPQLPDLLATGPDRGMPTLALLRSREQARSRWPHDELPL; translated from the coding sequence ATGAGACCGGACGACCGCGACAGCCGCCGAAGCGCCCAGGGCGGTATCCCCGACGGTCTGCTGATCGGCATACTCGCGTTCCTGCTCGGCATGACCCTGATGGTCTGGTCGGCCACCGGCCTCGCCGCCTGGTTCGCCCACGGCGCCTGGCCGGACACCGTCACCTTCGCCCGTACGCCGCTGGCCATGCGCAGCCTGATCGCCCAGCCGCACGACATCCCGGGCGCCTGGCCGGACACCCCGGCCGGGCAGCTGTCGGGGTACGGGCTGTTCTGGGGGCTGTTCATCGGACAGCTGATGGTGCTGGTCGTGCTGAGCGTGTTCGTCCTGGGCACGGTGGCCCGCTGGCGCGCGGGCCGGGCCCGCCGACGCCACCAGCCGGTGCCGGAGGCCGCCCCGACGCCCGCGTCCGCCGGTGCTCCGGAGCCGCAGTACGAGGTCCCCACGCCCCGCAGGGAGCCCGACCCCGCCCCGGCCCACGCCGCCGCCGGCCCGGTCCCGGCACCCGCCCCGCTCGCCCCGGCGCAGCAGGAGCACGCGGTGGAGGCCCGTGCGGCAGAGGCCCGTGCGGAGCCCGTGCCTCAGGGGGAGGGGCACGGGCAGGTCCCGTACGAGCCGGTCCCGGCCCCCGCGCCCGCACCCGCACCCACACCCGCCGGACAGCGTCTGATCCTCGCCCCGCGCGAACTGCGCCACGCCACCGCCGTCCAGGCCGTGCGCGACGCCGCCGGCCCCACCCTCGTCGTGACCTCCAACCCGGCCCTGTGGTCCGACACCAAGGACGCCCGCGCCAAACTGGGCCCGGTCCTCCTCTACGACCCCCACCACCTGTGCGACACCCCGTCCCGGCTGCACTGGTCCCCCACCGCGGGCTGCGAGTCCCAGCAGACGGCGGTCCGGCGCGCCGTGGCGCTCCTCGCGCCCGTCCGCCCCACCGCCCGGATCGACCAGGCGGTCACCGACACGGCCGAGACCCTGCTGCGCTGCTGTCTGCACGCCGCCGCCCTGGACGGCCGTACGATCCGCCACGTCCACCGCTGGTCCCAGGGCACCCACATCCAGGAAGCCGTCCGGACCCTGCGCACCCACCCCAAGGCGGCACCCGGCTCCGCCGGCGAGCTGGAGTCCGCGCTCACCGCGCACCCCGAGCGCCGCGACATGGCCCAGCAGCTGATCGGCCGCGCCCTGTCCGCGCTGTCCACGGTCCACGTGCGCGAGGCATGCACTCCAAACCGAAATGATGCCCTCGCCTTGGATTCCTTCATCGCGGAAGGGGGAAGTCTTTACGTGGTGGGTGAATCCATCGAGGACCCCAGGACCGACCCGGGCGCGATGCCCTTCCTGACGGCCCTCGTCTCCAGCGTGGTCGAGCACGGCCGGCGCATGGCCGAAAGGTCATCCCCCGGTCGGCTCGACCCACCAGTCACCCTCGTCCTGGACGACGTGGCGGCCGTCGCCCCGCTCCCCCAGCTCCCGGACCTCCTCGCGACCGGCCCGGACCGGGGCATGCCCACGCTCGCCCTGCTCCGCTCCCGCGAACAGGCCCGCTCCCGCTGGCCCCACGACGAGCTGCCCCTTTGA
- a CDS encoding GNAT family N-acetyltransferase, translating into MGSVRDVDKMFVVRAVRAEEWPAAKALRLAALRDPLAHLAFLETYETAVNRPDSFWRERTASVAEGGTGARQVIAEGADGDWAGTVTVLVEEAGTTDWAGFPVERRQGHVVGVFVRPEYRGRGLSERLFEAVLAWCGEIGLERVRLIVHEDNERAQGFYRKMGFAPSGVVVPLQGREEERELEYVLERAAG; encoded by the coding sequence ATGGGTTCTGTCAGGGATGTTGACAAGATGTTCGTGGTGCGCGCGGTGCGGGCCGAGGAGTGGCCGGCCGCGAAGGCACTGCGCTTGGCCGCGCTCCGTGATCCGCTCGCCCACCTCGCCTTTCTGGAGACCTATGAGACGGCCGTGAACCGTCCGGACTCCTTCTGGCGGGAGCGGACGGCGAGCGTGGCCGAGGGAGGGACCGGGGCGCGGCAGGTCATCGCCGAGGGGGCGGACGGCGACTGGGCGGGGACCGTGACGGTGCTGGTCGAGGAGGCCGGGACGACGGACTGGGCGGGGTTCCCGGTCGAGCGCCGGCAGGGGCATGTGGTCGGGGTGTTCGTACGGCCCGAGTACCGCGGGCGCGGACTGAGCGAGCGGCTGTTCGAGGCGGTGCTGGCCTGGTGCGGGGAGATCGGGCTGGAGCGGGTGCGGTTGATCGTGCACGAGGACAACGAGCGGGCCCAGGGCTTCTACCGGAAGATGGGCTTCGCGCCGAGCGGGGTGGTGGTGCCGCTGCAGGGGCGGGAGGAGGAGCGGGAGCTGGAGTACGTGCTGGAGCGGGCCGCGGGCTGA
- a CDS encoding ABC transporter ATP-binding protein, which translates to MITAQDLTKRYGDKTVVSGLSFTVRPGTVTGFLGPNGAGKSTTMRMLLGLDAPTRGRTAINGRPYAAHPAPLTQVGALLEARSVHPGRTARHHLTALALTHGIPRARVARVLDLTGLTDVANRRVKGFSLGMGQRLGIAAALLGDPEVLILDEPVNGLDPEGVLWIRTLLKSLAAEGRTVLVSSHLMSEMALTAEHLIIIGRGRLLADTTVADFVRQSGAGTVKVVTPEATALARQLSAPGVDITSDTPGTLHVHGTDAEDIGRTAAAHGIPLFELTPRAVSLEEAFMNLTRDAVEYTATLEGASA; encoded by the coding sequence ATGATTACGGCACAGGACCTCACCAAGCGCTACGGCGACAAGACCGTCGTCTCCGGCCTCTCCTTCACCGTCCGGCCGGGCACCGTCACCGGCTTCCTCGGCCCCAACGGTGCCGGCAAGTCCACCACGATGCGGATGCTCCTCGGCCTGGACGCCCCCACCCGCGGCCGCACCGCCATCAACGGCCGCCCCTACGCCGCCCATCCCGCACCCCTCACCCAGGTCGGCGCCCTGCTGGAGGCCCGCTCGGTGCACCCCGGCCGCACCGCCCGCCACCACCTGACCGCCCTCGCCCTCACCCACGGCATCCCCCGCGCCCGCGTCGCCCGGGTACTGGACCTCACCGGCCTCACCGACGTCGCGAACCGCCGCGTCAAGGGCTTCTCCCTCGGCATGGGCCAGCGCCTCGGCATCGCCGCCGCCCTGCTCGGCGACCCGGAGGTGCTCATCCTCGACGAGCCGGTCAACGGCCTCGACCCCGAGGGCGTCCTGTGGATCCGCACCCTGCTCAAGTCCCTCGCCGCCGAAGGCCGCACCGTCCTCGTCTCCTCCCACCTCATGAGCGAGATGGCCCTGACCGCCGAGCACCTGATCATCATCGGCCGCGGCCGCCTCCTCGCCGACACCACGGTCGCGGACTTCGTACGCCAGTCCGGAGCCGGCACCGTCAAGGTCGTCACCCCCGAAGCCACCGCCCTCGCCCGGCAGCTGTCCGCCCCCGGCGTCGACATCACCAGCGACACCCCCGGCACCCTCCACGTCCACGGCACCGACGCCGAGGACATCGGCCGCACCGCCGCCGCCCACGGCATCCCCCTGTTCGAACTGACCCCGCGCGCCGTCTCCCTCGAGGAGGCCTTCATGAACCTCACCCGCGACGCGGTGGAGTACACCGCCACCCTCGAAGGAGCCTCCGCATGA
- a CDS encoding ABC transporter permease: protein MTTLAVTPARVLHAEWHKLWTLRSTWLNLALIPLLTIGTGVAVGSAYESGDATGMDTVLLTLLGMQFSQITVGVLGILSTAEEHSTGLARSTMAAVPARLPVLWSKAALLGAVSFLTVLATNLITFPLVQTFLTGTDKEASLGDPGILRALVGNAAGLALLAVLAAGLGALLRSVPTSVGVLIGVVMILPEVLRMLPYDVVDDAVRHFPGKALEVLTHADPAPGMTTPGTALLSLALWTAATLAAAAVILKRRDV from the coding sequence ATGACCACCCTGGCGGTCACCCCGGCCCGCGTCCTGCACGCCGAATGGCACAAGCTGTGGACGCTCCGCTCCACCTGGCTCAACCTCGCCCTGATCCCCCTGCTGACGATCGGCACGGGCGTCGCCGTCGGCAGCGCCTACGAGTCCGGCGACGCCACCGGGATGGACACCGTCCTGCTCACCCTCCTCGGTATGCAGTTCAGCCAGATCACCGTGGGCGTCCTCGGCATCCTCTCCACCGCCGAGGAACACTCCACGGGTCTCGCCCGCTCCACCATGGCGGCCGTCCCGGCCCGCCTGCCCGTCCTGTGGTCCAAGGCGGCGCTCCTCGGCGCCGTCTCCTTCCTCACCGTCCTCGCCACCAACCTCATCACCTTCCCCCTCGTCCAGACCTTCCTCACCGGCACCGACAAGGAAGCCTCCCTCGGCGACCCGGGCATCCTGCGCGCCCTCGTCGGCAACGCCGCCGGCCTCGCCCTCCTCGCCGTCCTCGCCGCGGGCCTAGGCGCCCTGCTCCGCTCCGTCCCCACCAGCGTCGGCGTCCTGATCGGCGTGGTCATGATCCTCCCGGAGGTGCTGCGGATGCTGCCCTACGACGTCGTCGACGACGCCGTACGCCACTTCCCCGGCAAGGCCCTCGAAGTCCTCACCCACGCCGACCCGGCCCCCGGCATGACCACCCCCGGCACCGCCCTCCTCTCCCTCGCTCTCTGGACGGCGGCCACCCTCGCCGCGGCGGCCGTCATCCTCAAGCGACGGGACGTATGA
- a CDS encoding histidine kinase — MTPAPRTMDAMPQAPEPLTQHIQRLLTRVRAFDRRHPLAWDLHLTGLCVSLALLDYAADGWRDLARGTPAPDWLVVVLSLGFSVPLLRRRTHPLAVLLAMTPSALVTAWTGTVLQAAMLPLVVVYNIALRLPLRSLWWTTAVATLPTLVLTVRHRENGWDQEMVPPLMSLAVAVLAGIAVRTRRDYTEALEDRARRLEVERDQQARLAAAAERARIAREMHDIIGHNLSVITGLADGGRYAAAKSPQRAAQALDAIAGTSRQALTELRRLLDVLRDDHQHPAADLAPQPALTDLDQLIDGVRAAGLPVRTTVHGSPSLPPGRQLTVYRVIQEALTNTLKHAGPDATAEIVLRYDAQGATTVTITDTGHGRPVNGTGGGRGLPGMRERTALYGGTLEAGPRPHPGRGWRVRLHLPEEAPQ; from the coding sequence ATGACCCCCGCGCCCCGCACCATGGACGCCATGCCGCAGGCCCCCGAGCCCCTGACCCAGCACATCCAACGCCTCCTCACCCGGGTGCGCGCCTTCGACCGGCGCCACCCGCTGGCCTGGGACCTCCACCTGACCGGCTTGTGCGTCTCCCTCGCCCTGCTGGACTACGCCGCCGACGGCTGGCGCGACCTCGCGCGCGGCACACCCGCCCCCGACTGGCTCGTCGTCGTCCTCAGCCTCGGCTTCTCCGTCCCCCTCCTCCGGCGCCGCACCCACCCCCTCGCGGTCCTGCTGGCCATGACCCCGTCCGCCCTGGTCACCGCCTGGACCGGCACGGTCCTCCAGGCCGCCATGCTCCCACTGGTCGTCGTCTACAACATCGCCCTGCGCCTCCCCCTGCGCTCCCTGTGGTGGACCACCGCCGTCGCTACGCTCCCCACCCTTGTCCTCACTGTCCGTCACCGGGAAAACGGCTGGGACCAGGAGATGGTTCCCCCGCTGATGTCCCTCGCCGTGGCCGTTCTGGCGGGCATCGCGGTCCGCACCCGCCGCGACTACACGGAGGCCCTGGAAGACCGCGCCCGTCGCCTGGAGGTCGAACGCGACCAGCAGGCCCGGCTCGCCGCCGCCGCCGAACGGGCCCGCATCGCCCGCGAGATGCACGACATCATCGGCCACAACCTCTCCGTCATCACCGGCCTGGCCGACGGCGGCCGCTACGCCGCCGCGAAGTCCCCGCAGCGAGCCGCCCAGGCCCTGGACGCCATCGCCGGCACGAGCCGCCAGGCCCTCACCGAACTCCGCCGCCTCCTGGACGTCCTGCGCGACGACCACCAGCACCCCGCGGCCGACCTCGCCCCGCAGCCCGCGCTCACGGACCTGGACCAGCTCATCGACGGCGTCCGCGCGGCCGGCCTCCCCGTCCGCACCACCGTCCACGGCAGCCCGTCCCTCCCTCCGGGCCGCCAGCTCACCGTCTACCGCGTCATCCAGGAGGCCCTGACCAACACCCTCAAGCACGCGGGCCCGGACGCCACCGCGGAGATAGTGCTGCGCTACGACGCCCAGGGCGCCACCACCGTCACGATCACCGACACCGGCCACGGCCGGCCCGTGAACGGCACCGGCGGGGGCCGCGGACTTCCCGGCATGCGCGAGCGAACGGCCCTCTACGGCGGCACACTTGAGGCCGGCCCCCGCCCGCACCCCGGACGGGGTTGGCGCGTCCGTCTGCACCTACCGGAGGAAGCACCGCAGTGA
- a CDS encoding response regulator transcription factor: protein MTTVLIADDQPLQRLGFRMLLESQDDMTVLGEAANGTEAVRMTAELHPDVVLMDVRMPGLDGIEATRRIVATGDRTRVLILTTFDLDEYAYSGLRAGASGFLVKDAQPEELLSGIRAVATGDAVVAPSTTRRLLDAYAQHLPAGHPPAGTPAPEDPRLAPLTDREREILTVIGKGWTNTEIAARLHLAESTVKTHVSRVLAKTGSRDRIQAVILAYDTRLVEPS from the coding sequence GTGACGACCGTCCTCATCGCCGACGACCAGCCCCTCCAGCGCCTCGGCTTCCGCATGCTGCTGGAGAGCCAGGACGACATGACGGTCCTCGGCGAGGCCGCCAACGGGACGGAGGCGGTCCGGATGACCGCCGAGCTGCACCCCGACGTCGTCCTGATGGACGTCCGCATGCCCGGCCTCGACGGCATCGAGGCCACCCGCCGCATCGTCGCCACCGGCGACCGCACCCGCGTCCTGATCCTCACCACCTTCGACCTCGACGAGTACGCCTACTCCGGCCTCCGCGCCGGAGCCTCCGGCTTCCTCGTCAAGGACGCCCAGCCCGAGGAACTGCTGTCGGGCATCCGCGCGGTCGCCACCGGGGACGCGGTCGTCGCCCCCAGCACGACTCGCCGCCTCCTCGACGCCTACGCCCAGCACCTCCCGGCCGGCCACCCACCGGCCGGCACCCCGGCACCCGAAGACCCCCGCCTGGCCCCCCTCACCGACCGGGAACGGGAAATCCTCACGGTCATCGGCAAAGGCTGGACGAACACCGAGATAGCGGCCCGCCTGCACCTGGCCGAATCCACGGTGAAAACGCATGTGAGCCGCGTCCTCGCGAAAACGGGCTCACGGGACCGCATTCAGGCGGTGATCCTGGCGTACGACACCAGGCTGGTGGAACCCTCCTGA
- a CDS encoding MarR family transcriptional regulator: MGDIPGTLGAEPTLEEQIAAYQREFQDLDPQVEKIVSALSRLNRRMNVAYGRQTAALGISNAEWEVLKALVLSGAPYRMGPGDLAKRLGLTPAAMTHRIDRMVAEGLVTRERDENNRVRVIVELTPEGREKWLEAMRLATVFEEDLLQDLTPAERTALGEVLTRLLRRVEHAQPDAGGRLSDLD; the protein is encoded by the coding sequence ATGGGCGACATCCCCGGCACACTCGGCGCCGAGCCGACACTCGAAGAACAGATCGCCGCGTACCAGCGCGAGTTCCAGGACCTCGACCCCCAGGTCGAGAAGATCGTGTCGGCGCTGTCCCGGCTGAACCGCCGCATGAACGTCGCCTACGGCCGGCAGACCGCCGCCCTCGGCATCAGCAACGCCGAGTGGGAGGTCCTCAAGGCCCTCGTCCTCTCCGGCGCGCCCTACCGCATGGGCCCCGGCGACCTCGCCAAGCGCCTCGGCCTCACCCCGGCCGCCATGACCCACCGCATCGACCGCATGGTCGCCGAGGGCCTGGTCACCCGGGAGCGGGACGAGAACAACCGCGTACGGGTGATCGTGGAGCTGACCCCCGAGGGCCGCGAGAAGTGGCTGGAGGCCATGCGCCTCGCGACCGTGTTCGAGGAGGACCTGCTCCAGGACCTCACCCCCGCGGAGCGAACGGCCCTCGGCGAGGTCCTGACCCGGCTGCTCCGCAGGGTGGAGCACGCCCAGCCGGACGCCGGCGGCCGCCTCTCCGACCTGGACTGA
- a CDS encoding MFS transporter: MGAAMRRIHVGNALSAFGLGFTVPYLYVYVAQVRGLGAVTAGLVLAVFAVAALIVLPFAGRAIVRQGPLPVLQTALVTAAVGALGLGLAGGAASVLAAAALLGAGQAVMQPALATMIVDCSTAETRSRAFAMQFFLQNLGLGVGGLIGGHLVDTTRVSSFTLLFAIEAAMFLLLVVVMATVRMPHSPRMESAPKESGKGGWRQLLENRAMVQLCVLGFVLFFACYGQFESGLSAYGVEAAGISTSALGTALAANTGMIVVAQFLVLRFVERRRRSRVIAAVGLIWAVAWLAAGYAGLGHGSQEMATAAFVSTYALFGLGEAMLSPTVAPLVADLAPEGLAGQYNSAFALVKQLALAVGPAVGGPMGASLHAPYIVTFLLFSLGISVLAIRLGRRLTEAQDQPWLARNRVVARGGPAAEPVSAEA; encoded by the coding sequence ATGGGCGCTGCGATGCGCCGGATCCATGTGGGCAACGCACTCAGCGCGTTCGGACTCGGCTTCACCGTCCCCTACCTGTACGTCTATGTGGCGCAGGTGCGGGGGCTCGGTGCCGTGACGGCGGGGCTGGTCCTCGCCGTGTTCGCCGTGGCCGCGCTGATCGTGCTGCCGTTCGCCGGCCGGGCGATCGTGCGGCAGGGCCCGCTTCCGGTGCTGCAGACCGCCCTGGTGACGGCCGCCGTCGGTGCGCTGGGCCTCGGGCTCGCGGGGGGCGCGGCGAGCGTGCTGGCCGCGGCGGCGCTGCTCGGTGCCGGGCAGGCCGTGATGCAGCCGGCGCTGGCCACGATGATCGTGGACTGCTCGACCGCGGAGACGCGGTCGCGGGCGTTCGCCATGCAGTTCTTCCTGCAGAACCTGGGTCTCGGTGTCGGCGGTCTGATCGGCGGGCACCTCGTCGACACCACGCGCGTCTCCTCCTTCACGCTGCTGTTCGCGATCGAGGCGGCGATGTTCCTGCTGCTGGTCGTGGTGATGGCGACGGTGCGGATGCCGCACTCGCCGCGGATGGAGAGCGCGCCGAAGGAGTCCGGGAAGGGCGGCTGGAGGCAACTGCTCGAAAACCGGGCGATGGTGCAGCTGTGTGTGCTCGGGTTCGTGCTGTTCTTCGCCTGCTACGGACAGTTCGAGTCCGGTCTGAGCGCCTACGGTGTCGAGGCCGCCGGGATCTCGACGTCGGCGCTGGGCACCGCGCTCGCGGCGAACACCGGGATGATCGTGGTGGCCCAGTTCCTGGTGCTGCGGTTCGTCGAGCGGCGGCGGCGCTCGCGGGTGATCGCGGCCGTGGGTCTGATCTGGGCCGTGGCGTGGCTGGCGGCCGGGTACGCGGGGCTGGGGCACGGCAGCCAGGAGATGGCGACGGCGGCCTTCGTCTCGACGTACGCGCTGTTCGGGCTGGGTGAGGCGATGCTGTCGCCGACCGTGGCGCCGCTGGTCGCGGATCTGGCGCCGGAGGGCCTGGCCGGGCAGTACAACTCGGCGTTCGCGCTGGTCAAGCAGCTCGCTCTGGCGGTCGGGCCGGCGGTGGGCGGGCCCATGGGGGCCTCGCTGCACGCGCCGTACATCGTGACCTTCCTGCTGTTCTCGCTCGGCATCAGCGTGCTGGCGATCCGGCTGGGCCGTCGCCTCACCGAGGCGCAGGACCAGCCGTGGCTCGCCAGGAACCGGGTGGTCGCGCGCGGTGGCCCGGCGGCGGAGCCGGTGTCCGCGGAGGCGTGA
- a CDS encoding SpoIIE family protein phosphatase, whose protein sequence is MNFTRWSARLPGTQRRAAARTEPTATPDRRGEGAVPAARAEHLTDEPPPVPAVDDLPVREVLDRTPALVALVHGTDHRLAYVNEAYAAAFGARPPGEPARDALPELCALGLLPLLDQVLRSGKPRTLKSRKAPDGRSYTFTCTPVREGAGTGGGVLVFATDVTDHAEAVERLRASERRQCETAVTLQRSLLPQELEQPDDLRIAATYHPGGTEAAVGGDWYDVITLGGGRTALVIGDVMGRGVRAAAVMGQLRTAVRAYARLDLPPHEVLQLLDGLATEIDANQIATCVYAIHDPNEGRLVYASAGHLPILVRDESGTVQRTDEPTGPPLGTGGWMHSSGSIALGPGSTAVLYTDGLVERRDADLDEGIAALERALAGATGTPQVVCDRLVRTAGVTADHDDDVAVLVLQHPARTGPDAELFRNAALELLGGVEAAPRARAFASGVLTSWRFPADLHDLGVLAASELVANSLQHGTPPMRLRLRRTDRRLIIEVTDGDDHLPRRRRAEPGDESGRGIAIVATIASNWGCRRTPGGGKAVWCEFALPRTP, encoded by the coding sequence GTGAACTTCACGCGCTGGAGCGCCCGGCTCCCCGGAACGCAGCGCCGCGCCGCAGCGCGGACCGAACCCACGGCCACCCCGGACCGGCGGGGCGAGGGCGCCGTCCCCGCGGCCCGCGCCGAACACCTCACCGACGAGCCGCCGCCCGTCCCCGCCGTCGACGACCTTCCGGTGCGCGAGGTCCTCGACCGCACCCCCGCCCTGGTCGCCCTCGTCCACGGCACCGACCACCGGCTGGCGTACGTCAACGAGGCGTACGCCGCGGCCTTCGGCGCCCGCCCGCCCGGCGAACCCGCCCGCGACGCCCTGCCCGAGCTGTGTGCACTGGGCCTGCTGCCCCTCCTCGACCAGGTCCTGCGCAGCGGCAAGCCCCGCACCCTGAAGTCCCGCAAGGCTCCCGACGGCCGCTCCTACACGTTCACCTGCACCCCGGTCCGCGAAGGCGCCGGCACCGGCGGCGGAGTACTCGTCTTCGCCACCGACGTCACCGACCACGCGGAGGCCGTCGAACGCCTGCGCGCCAGCGAACGCCGCCAGTGCGAGACCGCCGTCACCCTCCAGCGCTCCCTGCTTCCCCAGGAACTCGAACAGCCGGACGATCTGCGGATCGCCGCGACCTACCACCCCGGCGGCACCGAGGCGGCCGTCGGCGGCGACTGGTACGACGTGATCACCCTCGGCGGCGGCCGCACCGCCCTCGTCATCGGCGACGTCATGGGCCGCGGCGTCCGTGCGGCGGCCGTCATGGGCCAGCTCCGCACCGCCGTACGCGCCTACGCCCGCCTTGACCTGCCCCCGCACGAGGTCCTGCAACTCCTCGACGGCCTCGCCACCGAGATCGACGCCAACCAGATCGCCACCTGCGTCTACGCCATCCACGACCCGAACGAGGGACGGCTGGTGTACGCCTCGGCGGGCCACCTGCCGATCCTCGTCCGAGACGAGAGCGGCACCGTCCAGCGCACCGACGAACCCACCGGCCCGCCGCTCGGCACCGGCGGCTGGATGCACTCCTCCGGCTCGATCGCCCTGGGCCCCGGCTCCACCGCCGTCCTCTACACCGACGGCCTGGTCGAACGCCGCGACGCGGACCTCGACGAGGGCATCGCCGCCCTGGAACGCGCCCTCGCCGGCGCCACCGGTACCCCGCAGGTCGTCTGCGACCGCCTGGTCCGCACCGCGGGCGTCACCGCCGACCACGACGACGACGTCGCCGTCCTCGTCCTCCAGCACCCGGCCCGCACCGGCCCCGACGCCGAACTGTTCCGCAACGCCGCCCTGGAACTCCTCGGCGGCGTGGAAGCGGCCCCCCGCGCGCGTGCCTTCGCCTCCGGAGTCCTCACCAGCTGGCGCTTTCCCGCCGACCTGCACGACCTGGGCGTCCTGGCCGCGAGCGAGCTGGTGGCGAACTCCCTCCAGCACGGCACCCCGCCCATGCGCCTGCGGCTGCGCCGCACCGACCGCCGCCTGATCATCGAGGTGACGGACGGCGACGACCACCTCCCGCGCCGCCGCCGCGCGGAACCCGGCGACGAGTCCGGCCGGGGCATCGCCATCGTCGCGACCATCGCGTCGAACTGGGGATGCCGCCGCACCCCGGGCGGCGGCAAGGCGGTCTGGTGCGAGTTCGCGCTGCCCCGCACCCCCTGA
- a CDS encoding NAD(P)/FAD-dependent oxidoreductase produces the protein MVKERARILVVGGGYVGMYTALRLQRKLRHELKRGEAEITVLTPDPYMTYQPFLPEAAAGAISPRHVVVPLRRVLPHCRVIVGEARSVRHAERTVTLTTLATEERAAPPETLTYDELVLAPGSVSRTLPVPGLADHGIGFKTVEEAIGLRNHVLEQMDIASSTRDPAIRDAALTFVFVGGGFAGVEALGELQDMARYAARYYHNIRPEDMKWILVEASDRVLPEVGEEMGRYTVSELRRRNIQVLLGTRLESCADRTAVLSDGSRYPTRTVVWTAGVKPHPLLAATDLPRTARGRLKCTAELTVEGHAHAWAAGDAAAVPDVTAAGPGAECAPNAQHAVRQARVLGDNIVRFLRGEPLETYSHQYVGSVASLGLHKGVAHVYGRKLKGYPAWFMHRAYHLSRVPTVNRKARVLAEWTLAGLFKREIVSLGSLEHPRAEFELAAGGKPPHDPKGSS, from the coding sequence ATGGTGAAGGAACGTGCGCGCATTCTCGTTGTCGGTGGCGGCTACGTCGGGATGTACACGGCCCTGCGCCTCCAGCGGAAGCTGAGACACGAACTGAAGCGGGGCGAGGCCGAGATCACCGTCCTCACCCCTGACCCGTACATGACGTACCAGCCGTTCCTCCCCGAGGCGGCCGCCGGCGCCATCTCGCCGCGCCACGTCGTCGTACCCCTGCGCCGCGTCCTGCCGCACTGCCGCGTCATCGTCGGCGAGGCCCGGTCCGTCCGCCACGCGGAGCGCACCGTGACCCTCACCACCCTCGCCACCGAGGAGCGCGCCGCACCCCCGGAAACGCTCACCTACGACGAACTGGTCCTCGCGCCCGGCTCCGTCTCGCGCACCCTCCCCGTGCCCGGCCTCGCCGACCACGGCATCGGCTTCAAGACCGTCGAGGAGGCCATCGGCCTGCGCAACCACGTCCTCGAACAGATGGACATCGCCTCCTCCACCCGCGACCCCGCGATCCGCGACGCCGCCCTCACCTTCGTCTTCGTCGGCGGCGGCTTCGCCGGCGTGGAGGCGCTCGGCGAACTGCAGGACATGGCCCGCTACGCCGCGCGGTACTACCACAACATCCGCCCCGAGGACATGAAGTGGATCCTCGTCGAGGCCTCGGACCGCGTCCTGCCCGAGGTCGGCGAGGAGATGGGCCGCTACACGGTCTCCGAACTGCGCCGCCGCAACATCCAGGTCCTCCTCGGCACCCGCCTGGAGTCCTGCGCCGACCGGACCGCCGTCCTCAGTGACGGCAGCCGCTACCCCACCCGTACGGTCGTCTGGACGGCCGGCGTCAAGCCCCACCCCCTGCTCGCCGCCACCGACCTGCCGCGCACCGCGCGGGGCCGCCTGAAGTGCACCGCCGAGCTGACCGTCGAGGGGCACGCGCACGCGTGGGCCGCGGGCGACGCCGCCGCCGTCCCCGACGTCACCGCCGCCGGCCCCGGCGCCGAATGCGCCCCCAACGCCCAGCACGCCGTCCGCCAGGCCCGCGTCCTCGGCGACAACATCGTGCGCTTCCTGCGCGGCGAGCCCCTGGAGACGTACTCCCACCAGTACGTCGGCTCGGTCGCCTCCCTCGGCCTGCACAAGGGCGTCGCCCACGTCTACGGACGCAAGCTGAAGGGCTACCCCGCGTGGTTCATGCACCGCGCCTACCACCTCAGCCGCGTGCCCACCGTCAACCGCAAGGCGCGCGTCCTCGCCGAATGGACCCTCGCCGGCCTCTTCAAACGGGAGATCGTCTCCCTCGGTTCACTCGAACATCCCCGTGCGGAGTTCGAACTCGCGGCCGGGGGAAAACCTCCTCACGACCCGAAGGGGTCGTCCTGA